From a single Desulfonatronum thioautotrophicum genomic region:
- a CDS encoding hydrogenase small subunit: protein MKLSVGLAKEGAEKRLQGRGINRRDFMKFCAGVAAVMGMEASFAKQVAAALTDPRRPSVVYFHLAECTGCTMSVVRTVNPYIDELLFDTISLDYQKTLMAAAGDNFKAALEQAVTSPYGYIAVVEGGIPTKDNGVYGRTGGNTMLEIAEKYLPNAEAVIAIGACANFGGIQAAAPNPTGAMGVNELMEHLGLETRAINVAGCPPSPYNFVGTVVHLLTKGMPALDRLNRPRMFYGDTVHELCERLDHYFNYEFAATFDSEEAKKGWCLLEVGCKGPDTFNNCPEVKFNETNWPVEAGHPCIGCSEPRFWDQMTPFYKPL, encoded by the coding sequence ATGAAACTCAGTGTTGGTCTGGCCAAGGAAGGGGCCGAAAAAAGGCTCCAAGGTCGTGGCATCAACCGTCGCGACTTCATGAAGTTCTGCGCCGGTGTTGCGGCGGTCATGGGCATGGAAGCCTCATTTGCCAAACAGGTCGCCGCGGCGCTCACTGATCCGCGTAGGCCGTCGGTGGTCTATTTTCACCTCGCGGAATGCACAGGTTGCACCATGTCCGTGGTCCGCACGGTCAACCCCTACATCGACGAACTGCTCTTCGACACCATTTCCCTGGACTATCAAAAAACCTTGATGGCCGCCGCCGGTGACAATTTCAAGGCAGCATTGGAACAGGCCGTTACATCACCCTACGGCTATATCGCCGTTGTTGAAGGCGGCATTCCCACCAAGGACAACGGGGTTTACGGCAGGACCGGCGGGAATACAATGCTGGAGATAGCCGAGAAATACCTGCCCAATGCCGAAGCCGTGATTGCCATCGGTGCCTGCGCCAACTTCGGCGGTATCCAGGCGGCCGCGCCCAACCCCACAGGGGCCATGGGCGTCAATGAATTGATGGAACACCTCGGACTGGAGACACGGGCCATCAACGTCGCCGGATGCCCCCCGAGCCCCTATAATTTTGTGGGTACCGTGGTCCATTTGCTGACCAAAGGCATGCCTGCCCTGGATCGACTCAACCGCCCCAGAATGTTTTATGGTGATACGGTGCATGAGTTATGCGAACGTTTGGACCACTATTTCAACTACGAGTTTGCGGCCACCTTCGACTCTGAGGAAGCCAAAAAAGGCTGGTGCCTGCTGGAAGTTGGCTGCAAGGGTCCGGACACGTTCAACAACTGTCCCGAGGTGAAATTCAATGAAACCAACTGGCCCGTGGAAGCCGGCCATCCCTGCATCGGTTGCAGCGAACCGCGCTTCTGGGACCAGATGACCCCGTTTTACAAACCACTGTAA